A stretch of Imperialibacter roseus DNA encodes these proteins:
- a CDS encoding M42 family metallopeptidase — MDKKSRDFLFKYLNNASPTGFESSGQHIWLEYMKPYIDTYISDTYGTVVGVINPDAPYKVVIEAHADEIAWFVNYITDDGYIYVRRNGGSDHQIAPSKRVNIHTDKGIVKGVFGWPAIHVRDSAKEESPTLKNIFVDIGATSKDEVEKAGVHVGSVMTFEDELIELGEHYLCGRALDNRVGGFMIAETTRRIAESKVKLPFGLYVVNAVQEEIGLRGAEMISRRIKPDVAIITDVCHDTHAPMYDKKQQGDLKAGKGPVLTYGPAVQNNLLKMVIDVADKNKIAFQRASASRATGTDTDAFAYSAEGVASALISLPLKYMHTTVETAHKDDVENVIKLMHDFLVQLPAGHDFRYIK; from the coding sequence ATGGACAAGAAGAGCAGAGATTTTCTATTCAAATACTTAAATAATGCATCACCGACCGGTTTTGAGTCGTCGGGCCAGCATATATGGCTGGAGTACATGAAGCCTTATATTGACACCTACATTTCCGACACCTACGGAACGGTAGTGGGTGTGATCAATCCCGATGCGCCTTACAAGGTGGTGATTGAGGCGCATGCTGATGAAATCGCCTGGTTTGTGAACTATATTACCGACGATGGCTATATCTACGTGAGAAGAAACGGTGGTTCCGATCACCAGATTGCACCTTCCAAAAGGGTCAATATCCATACCGATAAAGGGATTGTAAAAGGGGTGTTTGGCTGGCCGGCCATACACGTAAGAGACTCGGCAAAGGAAGAGAGCCCTACGCTGAAGAACATCTTTGTGGACATTGGAGCGACCTCCAAAGACGAAGTAGAAAAGGCAGGTGTGCATGTGGGCAGCGTGATGACGTTCGAAGACGAGCTGATCGAGCTTGGCGAGCATTACCTGTGCGGAAGAGCGCTCGACAACAGAGTGGGTGGTTTTATGATCGCCGAAACTACCAGAAGAATTGCGGAGTCGAAGGTGAAGCTGCCATTTGGTCTGTATGTGGTGAACGCAGTGCAGGAAGAAATAGGACTGAGAGGGGCTGAAATGATTTCCAGGCGAATTAAGCCAGATGTAGCCATCATTACCGACGTGTGCCACGACACCCATGCGCCTATGTACGACAAAAAGCAGCAGGGCGATCTGAAAGCGGGCAAGGGACCAGTGTTGACTTATGGGCCGGCAGTGCAGAACAACCTGCTGAAGATGGTGATTGATGTGGCAGATAAAAACAAGATTGCCTTCCAGCGGGCCTCAGCCAGCAGAGCGACGGGTACTGACACCGATGCTTTTGCTTATTCGGCGGAAGGTGTGGCCTCGGCACTTATTTCTTTGCCGTTGAAGTACATGCACACCACAGTAGAAACTGCTCACAAAGACGACGTGGAAAACGTAATCAAGCTGATGCACGATTTTCTTGTGCAGCTTCCTGCGGGGCATGACTTTCGGTATATCAAATGA